One stretch of Sardina pilchardus chromosome 17, fSarPil1.1, whole genome shotgun sequence DNA includes these proteins:
- the LOC134062224 gene encoding nuclear receptor corepressor 2-like isoform X2: MVEWDGPGADPFEYLTFKGRTKLDIETGDVTILKLTKDDSGEYVAEVVIGSALRSLTYEVEVIDPVTKPEITCTSSECITRSNEPAVTTENEGNRRTIIGALCGALGVGVAVAVAVVGVFFCHKRKTKGHDANEHTEEKVGLTSAGNEKDLQSPEEHDGARHHADTPSIERNIDESPCDYNKTKGIWEAKVMTPDNKQGPPKKQTSESKKQKLPDTEESFTHEPSARNYEKDAGPCSTDEIHQQNGSSSDCSKQPGNPKDGLSVPVVNLSSGVGAISPDGEVTPSTQEPHAALKGPTAASKDEKELQTEQSSGNQHVPDTEAKPAAASKDENELKTEQSNGDQHVADTEAKPAAASKDENELKTEDENELETEQSSGNQHVADTEAKPVAASKDENELKTEDENELETEQSSGNQQVPDTEAKPAAASKDENKLKTEQSNGDQHVADTGAKPAAASKDENKLETEQSSVNQNVPDTEAKPAAASKDENELKIEQSNEDQHVADTEAKPCTDVKHPTFKEPTTASMEEKDPGLSSCTDGARHHAGSPSIDRNIDDSSFDYHETKGIWEAKVMATDKQDPGVGTIPPDAEVTHKKSTQEAHTDLKGSTAASKDEKELQTEAQLAAASKDEKEEDPGVISSTAGAHQHTGSPSESSTPPTDNEEALSESRLNQSDDSSGDQNVSNTEETPCIDKNPIPITEENIGPSGRRNSDDTD; the protein is encoded by the exons ATGGTGGAGTGGGACGGACCAGGGGCAGATCCCTTTGAATATTTAACGTTCAAAGGACGGACCAAGTTGGACATAGAAACGGGTGATGTAACCATTTTAAAACTAACCAAAGATGATAGTGGCGAGTATGTCGCAGAAGTGGTTATTGGTTCAGCATTAAGGAGTTTGACATACGAAGTTGAAGTAATTG ACCCTGTCACTAAACCAGAGATCACCTGTACCAGCAGTGAATGTATAACAAGATCTAATG AACCAGCCGTAACAACAGAAAACGAAGGGAATCGTCGTACCATCATTGGTGCATTATGTGGTGCACTTGGAGTTGGAGTTGCAGTTGCAGTTGCAGTTGTAGGAGTCTTTTTCTGCCACAAGAGGAAAACCAAAG GGCATGATGCAAATGAACATACAGAAGAAAAAGTAGGACTAACCTCTGCAGGAAATGAGAAAGATCTGCAGTCTCCTGAGGAGCACGATGGAGCACGCCATCATGCAGATACCCCCTCCATCGAGAGGAATATTGACGAGAGTCCATGTGATTACAATAAGACAAAGGGGATATGGGAAGCAAAGGTTATGACACCAGATAACAAACAAGGCCCACCAAAGAAACAAACTTCTGAGTCAAAAAAACAGAAGTTACCTGACACTGAGGAATCATTTACACATGAACCATCTGCAAGAAATTATGAAAAGGATGCTGGGCCTTGCTCCACTGATGAAATACACCAACAAAACGGTTCCTCTTCTGATTGTTCCAAACAGCCTGGGAATCCTAAAGATGGCCTTAGTGTGCCTGTGGTGAACCTAAGTTCAGGTGTAGGCGCGATTTCACCAGATGGTGAAGTAACACCGTCAACACAAGAACCACACGCTGCCCTCAAGGGACCAACTGCTGCATCAAAGGATGAAAAGGAGTTACAAACAGAGCAATCAAGTGGAAACCAACATGTACCAGACACTGAAGCAAAACCTGCTGCTGCGTCAAAGGATGAAAATGAGTTAAAAACAGAGCAATCAAACGGAGACCAACATGTAGCAGATACTGAAGCAAAACCTGCTGCTGCGTCAAAGGATGAAAATGAGTTGAAAACAGAGGATGAAAATGAGTTAGAAACAGAGCAATCAAGTGGAAACCAACATGTAGCAGATACTGAAGCAAAACCTGTTGCTGCGTCAAAGGATGAAAATGAGTTGAAAACAGAGGATGAAAATGAGTTAGAAACAGAGCAATCAAGTGGAAACCAACAAGTACCAGACACTGAAGCAAAACCTGCTGCTGCATCAAAGGATGAAAATAAGTTAAAAACAGAGCAATCAAACGGAGACCAACATGTAGCAGATACTGGAGCAAAACCTGCTGCTGCGTCAAAGGATGAAAATAAGTTAGAAACAGAGCAATCAAGTGTAAACCAAAATGTACCAGACACTGAAGCAAAACCTGCTGCTGCATCAAAGGATGAAAATGAGTTAAAAATAGAGCAATCAAACGAAGACCAACATGTAGCAGATACTGAAGCAAAACCTTGTACAGATGTAAAACACCCCACCTTTAAGGAACCAACTACTGCATCAATGGAGGAAAAGGACCCTGGGCTTTCCTCCTGCACTGATGGAGCACGCCATCATGCAGGTTCCCCCTCCATCGATAGGAATATTGACGACAGTTCATTTGATTACCATGAGACAAAGGGAATATGGGAAGCAAAGGTTATGGCAACAGATAAACAAGACCCAGGTGTAGGCACAATTCCACCAGATGCTGAAGTAACACACAAGAAGTCAACACAAGAAGCACATACCGACCTCAAGGGATCAACTGCTGCATCAAAGGATGAAAAGGAGTTACAAACTGAAGCACAGCTTGCTGCTGCATCAAAGGATGAAAAGGAAGAGGATCCTGGGGTTATCTCCAGCACTGCTGGAGCACACCAACATACAGGTTCCCCCTCTGAGTCATCCACACCACCTACAGACAATGAGGAGGCCCTCAGTGAGTCCAGGCTGAATCAAAGTGATGATTCAAGTGGAGACCAAAATGTATCAAACACTGAGGAAACACCCTGTATAGATAAAAATCCAATTCCAATTACGGAAGAGAATATTGGACCTTCTGGCAGAAGAAACAGTGATGATACTGATTAA
- the LOC134062224 gene encoding nuclear receptor corepressor 2-like isoform X3 — protein MVEWDGPGADPFEYLTFKGRTKLDIETGDVTILKLTKDDSGEYVAEVVIGSALRSLTYEVEVIEPAVTTENEGNRRTIIGALCGALGVGVAVAVAVVGVFFCHKRKTKGHDANEHTEEKVGLTSAGNEKDLQSPEEHDGARHHADTPSIERNIDESPCDYNKTKGIWEAKVMTPDNKQGPPKKQTSESKKQKLPDTEESFTHEPSARNYEKDAGPCSTDEIHQQNGSSSDCSKQPGNPKDGLSVPVVNLSSGVGAISPDGEVTPSTQEPHAALKGPTAASKDEKELQTEQSSGNQHVPDTEAKPAAASKDENELKTEQSNGDQHVADTEAKPAAASKDENELKTEDENELETEQSSGNQHVADTEAKPVAASKDENELKTEDENELETEQSSGNQQVPDTEAKPAAASKDENKLKTEQSNGDQHVADTGAKPAAASKDENKLETEQSSVNQNVPDTEAKPAAASKDENELKIEQSNEDQHVADTEAKPCTDVKHPTFKEPTTASMEEKDPGLSSCTDGARHHAGSPSIDRNIDDSSFDYHETKGIWEAKVMATDKQDPGVGTIPPDAEVTHKKSTQEAHTDLKGSTAASKDEKELQTEAQLAAASKDEKEEDPGVISSTAGAHQHTGSPSESSTPPTDNEEALSESRLNQSDDSSGDQNVSNTEETPCIDKNPIPITEENIGPSGRRNSDDTD, from the exons ATGGTGGAGTGGGACGGACCAGGGGCAGATCCCTTTGAATATTTAACGTTCAAAGGACGGACCAAGTTGGACATAGAAACGGGTGATGTAACCATTTTAAAACTAACCAAAGATGATAGTGGCGAGTATGTCGCAGAAGTGGTTATTGGTTCAGCATTAAGGAGTTTGACATACGAAGTTGAAGTAATTG AACCAGCCGTAACAACAGAAAACGAAGGGAATCGTCGTACCATCATTGGTGCATTATGTGGTGCACTTGGAGTTGGAGTTGCAGTTGCAGTTGCAGTTGTAGGAGTCTTTTTCTGCCACAAGAGGAAAACCAAAG GGCATGATGCAAATGAACATACAGAAGAAAAAGTAGGACTAACCTCTGCAGGAAATGAGAAAGATCTGCAGTCTCCTGAGGAGCACGATGGAGCACGCCATCATGCAGATACCCCCTCCATCGAGAGGAATATTGACGAGAGTCCATGTGATTACAATAAGACAAAGGGGATATGGGAAGCAAAGGTTATGACACCAGATAACAAACAAGGCCCACCAAAGAAACAAACTTCTGAGTCAAAAAAACAGAAGTTACCTGACACTGAGGAATCATTTACACATGAACCATCTGCAAGAAATTATGAAAAGGATGCTGGGCCTTGCTCCACTGATGAAATACACCAACAAAACGGTTCCTCTTCTGATTGTTCCAAACAGCCTGGGAATCCTAAAGATGGCCTTAGTGTGCCTGTGGTGAACCTAAGTTCAGGTGTAGGCGCGATTTCACCAGATGGTGAAGTAACACCGTCAACACAAGAACCACACGCTGCCCTCAAGGGACCAACTGCTGCATCAAAGGATGAAAAGGAGTTACAAACAGAGCAATCAAGTGGAAACCAACATGTACCAGACACTGAAGCAAAACCTGCTGCTGCGTCAAAGGATGAAAATGAGTTAAAAACAGAGCAATCAAACGGAGACCAACATGTAGCAGATACTGAAGCAAAACCTGCTGCTGCGTCAAAGGATGAAAATGAGTTGAAAACAGAGGATGAAAATGAGTTAGAAACAGAGCAATCAAGTGGAAACCAACATGTAGCAGATACTGAAGCAAAACCTGTTGCTGCGTCAAAGGATGAAAATGAGTTGAAAACAGAGGATGAAAATGAGTTAGAAACAGAGCAATCAAGTGGAAACCAACAAGTACCAGACACTGAAGCAAAACCTGCTGCTGCATCAAAGGATGAAAATAAGTTAAAAACAGAGCAATCAAACGGAGACCAACATGTAGCAGATACTGGAGCAAAACCTGCTGCTGCGTCAAAGGATGAAAATAAGTTAGAAACAGAGCAATCAAGTGTAAACCAAAATGTACCAGACACTGAAGCAAAACCTGCTGCTGCATCAAAGGATGAAAATGAGTTAAAAATAGAGCAATCAAACGAAGACCAACATGTAGCAGATACTGAAGCAAAACCTTGTACAGATGTAAAACACCCCACCTTTAAGGAACCAACTACTGCATCAATGGAGGAAAAGGACCCTGGGCTTTCCTCCTGCACTGATGGAGCACGCCATCATGCAGGTTCCCCCTCCATCGATAGGAATATTGACGACAGTTCATTTGATTACCATGAGACAAAGGGAATATGGGAAGCAAAGGTTATGGCAACAGATAAACAAGACCCAGGTGTAGGCACAATTCCACCAGATGCTGAAGTAACACACAAGAAGTCAACACAAGAAGCACATACCGACCTCAAGGGATCAACTGCTGCATCAAAGGATGAAAAGGAGTTACAAACTGAAGCACAGCTTGCTGCTGCATCAAAGGATGAAAAGGAAGAGGATCCTGGGGTTATCTCCAGCACTGCTGGAGCACACCAACATACAGGTTCCCCCTCTGAGTCATCCACACCACCTACAGACAATGAGGAGGCCCTCAGTGAGTCCAGGCTGAATCAAAGTGATGATTCAAGTGGAGACCAAAATGTATCAAACACTGAGGAAACACCCTGTATAGATAAAAATCCAATTCCAATTACGGAAGAGAATATTGGACCTTCTGGCAGAAGAAACAGTGATGATACTGATTAA
- the LOC134062224 gene encoding nuclear receptor corepressor 2-like isoform X1, whose product MVEWDGPGADPFEYLTFKGRTKLDIETGDVTILKLTKDDSGEYVAEVVIGSALRSLTYEVEVIDPVTKPEITCTSSECITRSNGEAKEPAVTTENEGNRRTIIGALCGALGVGVAVAVAVVGVFFCHKRKTKGHDANEHTEEKVGLTSAGNEKDLQSPEEHDGARHHADTPSIERNIDESPCDYNKTKGIWEAKVMTPDNKQGPPKKQTSESKKQKLPDTEESFTHEPSARNYEKDAGPCSTDEIHQQNGSSSDCSKQPGNPKDGLSVPVVNLSSGVGAISPDGEVTPSTQEPHAALKGPTAASKDEKELQTEQSSGNQHVPDTEAKPAAASKDENELKTEQSNGDQHVADTEAKPAAASKDENELKTEDENELETEQSSGNQHVADTEAKPVAASKDENELKTEDENELETEQSSGNQQVPDTEAKPAAASKDENKLKTEQSNGDQHVADTGAKPAAASKDENKLETEQSSVNQNVPDTEAKPAAASKDENELKIEQSNEDQHVADTEAKPCTDVKHPTFKEPTTASMEEKDPGLSSCTDGARHHAGSPSIDRNIDDSSFDYHETKGIWEAKVMATDKQDPGVGTIPPDAEVTHKKSTQEAHTDLKGSTAASKDEKELQTEAQLAAASKDEKEEDPGVISSTAGAHQHTGSPSESSTPPTDNEEALSESRLNQSDDSSGDQNVSNTEETPCIDKNPIPITEENIGPSGRRNSDDTD is encoded by the exons ATGGTGGAGTGGGACGGACCAGGGGCAGATCCCTTTGAATATTTAACGTTCAAAGGACGGACCAAGTTGGACATAGAAACGGGTGATGTAACCATTTTAAAACTAACCAAAGATGATAGTGGCGAGTATGTCGCAGAAGTGGTTATTGGTTCAGCATTAAGGAGTTTGACATACGAAGTTGAAGTAATTG ACCCTGTCACTAAACCAGAGATCACCTGTACCAGCAGTGAATGTATAACAAGATCTAATGGTGAAGCAAAGG AACCAGCCGTAACAACAGAAAACGAAGGGAATCGTCGTACCATCATTGGTGCATTATGTGGTGCACTTGGAGTTGGAGTTGCAGTTGCAGTTGCAGTTGTAGGAGTCTTTTTCTGCCACAAGAGGAAAACCAAAG GGCATGATGCAAATGAACATACAGAAGAAAAAGTAGGACTAACCTCTGCAGGAAATGAGAAAGATCTGCAGTCTCCTGAGGAGCACGATGGAGCACGCCATCATGCAGATACCCCCTCCATCGAGAGGAATATTGACGAGAGTCCATGTGATTACAATAAGACAAAGGGGATATGGGAAGCAAAGGTTATGACACCAGATAACAAACAAGGCCCACCAAAGAAACAAACTTCTGAGTCAAAAAAACAGAAGTTACCTGACACTGAGGAATCATTTACACATGAACCATCTGCAAGAAATTATGAAAAGGATGCTGGGCCTTGCTCCACTGATGAAATACACCAACAAAACGGTTCCTCTTCTGATTGTTCCAAACAGCCTGGGAATCCTAAAGATGGCCTTAGTGTGCCTGTGGTGAACCTAAGTTCAGGTGTAGGCGCGATTTCACCAGATGGTGAAGTAACACCGTCAACACAAGAACCACACGCTGCCCTCAAGGGACCAACTGCTGCATCAAAGGATGAAAAGGAGTTACAAACAGAGCAATCAAGTGGAAACCAACATGTACCAGACACTGAAGCAAAACCTGCTGCTGCGTCAAAGGATGAAAATGAGTTAAAAACAGAGCAATCAAACGGAGACCAACATGTAGCAGATACTGAAGCAAAACCTGCTGCTGCGTCAAAGGATGAAAATGAGTTGAAAACAGAGGATGAAAATGAGTTAGAAACAGAGCAATCAAGTGGAAACCAACATGTAGCAGATACTGAAGCAAAACCTGTTGCTGCGTCAAAGGATGAAAATGAGTTGAAAACAGAGGATGAAAATGAGTTAGAAACAGAGCAATCAAGTGGAAACCAACAAGTACCAGACACTGAAGCAAAACCTGCTGCTGCATCAAAGGATGAAAATAAGTTAAAAACAGAGCAATCAAACGGAGACCAACATGTAGCAGATACTGGAGCAAAACCTGCTGCTGCGTCAAAGGATGAAAATAAGTTAGAAACAGAGCAATCAAGTGTAAACCAAAATGTACCAGACACTGAAGCAAAACCTGCTGCTGCATCAAAGGATGAAAATGAGTTAAAAATAGAGCAATCAAACGAAGACCAACATGTAGCAGATACTGAAGCAAAACCTTGTACAGATGTAAAACACCCCACCTTTAAGGAACCAACTACTGCATCAATGGAGGAAAAGGACCCTGGGCTTTCCTCCTGCACTGATGGAGCACGCCATCATGCAGGTTCCCCCTCCATCGATAGGAATATTGACGACAGTTCATTTGATTACCATGAGACAAAGGGAATATGGGAAGCAAAGGTTATGGCAACAGATAAACAAGACCCAGGTGTAGGCACAATTCCACCAGATGCTGAAGTAACACACAAGAAGTCAACACAAGAAGCACATACCGACCTCAAGGGATCAACTGCTGCATCAAAGGATGAAAAGGAGTTACAAACTGAAGCACAGCTTGCTGCTGCATCAAAGGATGAAAAGGAAGAGGATCCTGGGGTTATCTCCAGCACTGCTGGAGCACACCAACATACAGGTTCCCCCTCTGAGTCATCCACACCACCTACAGACAATGAGGAGGCCCTCAGTGAGTCCAGGCTGAATCAAAGTGATGATTCAAGTGGAGACCAAAATGTATCAAACACTGAGGAAACACCCTGTATAGATAAAAATCCAATTCCAATTACGGAAGAGAATATTGGACCTTCTGGCAGAAGAAACAGTGATGATACTGATTAA